From Roseburia hominis, the proteins below share one genomic window:
- a CDS encoding YesL family protein — MMKKRLNIENPFFEFMGRLGDLALVNILFLICSLPVVTIGASLAAMYECFRRMREGEFVSAFRDFMGVFRESFKKATPIWLLMLATGAVLVFDLTFLGQAGTRGIWGIVGMVTGALMLLWEMVFAFLFPVVIWEEGSLKEKLVRSLYLAVRNLPYTLLMVAMNIILPVCIVLGDYFMGLVTPIYVVAGFGLIAFADVVLLERCKE, encoded by the coding sequence ATGATGAAGAAGAGACTGAATATTGAGAATCCGTTTTTTGAATTTATGGGAAGATTAGGAGATTTGGCGTTGGTGAATATCCTGTTTCTGATCTGTTCCCTTCCGGTCGTTACGATCGGAGCGTCGCTTGCGGCAATGTATGAATGCTTCCGCAGGATGCGGGAGGGGGAATTTGTCTCGGCGTTCCGCGATTTTATGGGTGTATTCAGGGAGAGCTTTAAGAAGGCAACGCCGATATGGCTTTTGATGCTGGCAACCGGTGCAGTCCTGGTGTTTGACCTGACATTTTTGGGGCAGGCGGGGACCAGGGGAATCTGGGGCATCGTCGGAATGGTGACCGGCGCTCTTATGCTTCTCTGGGAGATGGTCTTTGCATTTTTGTTCCCGGTTGTTATATGGGAGGAAGGCTCTTTGAAGGAGAAGCTGGTAAGAAGCCTTTACCTTGCGGTGCGGAATCTGCCGTATACGCTGCTGATGGTGGCGATGAATATCATTCTTCCGGTATGTATTGTGCTGGGTGATTATTTTATGGGATTGGTGACGCCGATTTATGTGGTGGCCGGATTTGGCCTGATCGCGTTTGCGGACGTGGTGCTGCTGGAAAGATGTAAGGAATAG
- a CDS encoding LacI family DNA-binding transcriptional regulator has product MRKVRLADIAEKVGVSTVTVHNALMGHKGVSESMRTQIQETAREMGYEPVAANKGKKAAEQGEFRKIGVLIAENYLAEYATYYWKMYQELSLIATERRCYTTIEVLKKNAEKRTLEMPVIVKEHGIDGLIIIGYIDKKYIRALKAYTDIPIVFLDFYDNEIAKDSVIADNFQGMYQMTELLFEQGIEKIGFIGSIYATSSIMDRYCGFMKSMLEHHKTVPAEWVVEDRDEWGQIGFELPKCLPEAFVCNCDVVAGLLVNKLAEKGIRVPEDISVVGFDNFLAAGIGFTDLKITTYEVNSKAMSKVAVDKLLKQLKNPLKGRNLEIVSGQVVWKNSVKVKADRE; this is encoded by the coding sequence ATGCGGAAGGTTCGTCTTGCAGATATAGCGGAAAAAGTGGGAGTGAGCACGGTCACGGTGCATAACGCTCTTATGGGGCATAAAGGCGTCAGTGAATCCATGCGGACACAGATACAGGAGACGGCCCGGGAGATGGGGTATGAACCTGTGGCGGCAAATAAAGGGAAAAAAGCAGCGGAGCAGGGAGAATTTCGCAAGATCGGCGTTCTGATCGCAGAGAATTATCTTGCGGAATATGCCACATATTACTGGAAAATGTATCAGGAGCTGTCCCTGATCGCCACGGAGAGAAGATGCTATACCACGATTGAGGTGTTGAAAAAGAATGCGGAGAAAAGGACGCTGGAGATGCCGGTGATCGTCAAAGAACATGGAATCGACGGGCTGATCATCATCGGCTACATAGATAAGAAATATATCCGGGCTTTGAAGGCGTATACGGATATACCGATTGTTTTCCTGGATTTCTATGACAACGAGATCGCGAAGGATTCGGTCATTGCGGATAATTTCCAGGGAATGTACCAGATGACGGAGCTTTTGTTTGAACAGGGGATTGAGAAGATCGGATTCATCGGTTCCATCTATGCGACCAGCAGTATTATGGACAGGTACTGTGGTTTCATGAAATCCATGCTGGAGCATCATAAAACGGTTCCGGCTGAATGGGTGGTCGAGGACCGTGACGAGTGGGGGCAGATCGGCTTTGAACTGCCGAAATGTCTGCCGGAAGCGTTTGTGTGCAACTGCGATGTGGTGGCGGGCCTCCTTGTGAATAAGCTGGCAGAGAAGGGAATCCGGGTGCCGGAGGATATTTCAGTCGTGGGATTTGATAATTTCCTTGCTGCCGGAATCGGATTTACGGATCTGAAGATCACGACCTACGAGGTGAACAGCAAGGCGATGTCCAAGGTGGCGGTGGATAAGCTGTTAAAGCAGTTGAAAAATCCGCTAAAGGGCAGGAATCTTGAAATCGTGTCAGGTCAGGTCGTCTGGAAGAATAGTGTTAAAGTGAAAGCGGATAGGGAATAG
- a CDS encoding ABC transporter substrate-binding protein: MKKRLLSLGLVAAMVLSLAACGSKDSGSKTETADVPTIDKLNPEDYKDLKADIKILTDRTDIVDTVYKGYADEFHEKYPNITVTYEGITDYAESVTMRLTTGDWGDICFIPATVEKSELSEYFIPMGDFNTLDSKYNFVVEKTYDGTVYGIPNGGTAGGIAYNKKVWADAGITELPKTPDEFLADLKLIKEKTDAIPLYTNFSAGWTMGAWNDYVGIASNADADYKNNILLHTKDPFTKNDEMSGPYAVFYTLYEAVANKLVEEDPASSDWESSKGMINNGEIASMVLGSWCVQQFKDAGENPDDIGYMPFPITVNGVQAAASGGNYAYGINNKASEDNQIAAMIYVKWLLEESSIYDDEGSIPALKGKDLPDSLAEFDGVELLSDNAAKEGEESLYDDIRNTAEVLSGDYPVCEVLEAALYGNKSLDDLMGEWNQKWTSAQESFGVEVE; this comes from the coding sequence ATGAAAAAGAGATTGCTTAGCTTAGGATTGGTGGCAGCTATGGTCCTGTCTCTGGCAGCATGCGGAAGCAAGGATTCCGGCAGCAAGACCGAAACAGCAGATGTGCCGACCATCGACAAACTGAACCCGGAGGATTACAAGGATCTTAAAGCGGATATTAAGATTCTTACTGACAGAACGGATATTGTGGATACGGTGTACAAAGGGTATGCAGACGAGTTCCATGAGAAATATCCGAACATTACGGTTACATATGAAGGAATCACTGATTACGCTGAGTCAGTGACGATGCGTCTTACAACCGGTGACTGGGGAGATATCTGTTTCATTCCGGCAACTGTTGAAAAGAGCGAACTGTCAGAGTATTTTATACCGATGGGAGACTTCAACACACTGGATTCTAAGTATAACTTCGTAGTGGAAAAGACTTATGACGGTACTGTTTACGGTATCCCGAACGGTGGTACAGCAGGCGGTATTGCCTACAACAAGAAAGTTTGGGCAGACGCCGGAATCACAGAGCTTCCGAAGACGCCGGATGAGTTCCTGGCTGACTTAAAGCTTATTAAGGAAAAGACAGACGCGATTCCGCTTTACACCAACTTCTCAGCAGGCTGGACCATGGGTGCATGGAATGATTATGTAGGAATCGCTTCTAATGCAGATGCAGATTATAAGAACAACATTTTGCTTCATACGAAAGATCCGTTTACCAAGAACGACGAGATGAGCGGACCATACGCTGTATTTTACACACTGTACGAAGCAGTTGCGAACAAACTGGTCGAAGAAGATCCCGCTTCCAGCGACTGGGAATCTTCTAAAGGCATGATCAATAATGGTGAGATTGCTTCTATGGTGCTTGGTTCCTGGTGTGTACAGCAGTTCAAGGATGCAGGCGAGAATCCGGACGATATCGGATATATGCCATTCCCGATCACTGTAAATGGTGTGCAGGCAGCAGCGAGTGGTGGAAACTATGCATATGGTATCAACAATAAGGCAAGCGAAGACAATCAGATCGCGGCTATGATCTATGTAAAATGGCTCCTGGAAGAGTCTTCTATCTATGATGATGAGGGAAGTATTCCGGCTCTGAAAGGGAAGGACCTTCCGGATTCTCTGGCAGAGTTTGATGGCGTAGAGCTTCTTTCTGACAATGCGGCAAAAGAAGGAGAAGAGAGCCTTTACGATGATATCCGCAATACGGCTGAAGTATTAAGTGGTGACTATCCGGTATGCGAGGTTCTTGAAGCAGCTCTTTACGGAAACAAATCTCTCGATGATTTGATGGGTGAGTGGAACCAGAAATGGACCAGCGCGCAGGAAAGCTTCGGAGTGGAAGTAGAGTAG
- a CDS encoding AGE family epimerase/isomerase, producing the protein MHMQEFVKEIRGHLEEKLIPFWEGLQDKTYGGFYGYMGYDLKVDKTYEKGCILNSRILWFFSNAYTLLKRVYTEEGVIDKKGAFLKGLYNAAVLAYRFLRDHCVDEEYGGVYWSVTFDGKPLDTTKHTYNQAFSIYALSSYYEMTGEMEALELAKELRNLIEEKCTDDLGYLEAFDRTFAPEDNEKLSENGVMAEKTMNTLLHVFEAYTELYRVSKDPDVADLMRSMLDTVAGRIYNPALGRQEVFFDRKWNSLIDLYSYGHDIETAWLIDRGLEILKDEEYVGKLAPITAELTENIFNRALKGGSLLNEAENGVDDTTRVWWVQAEAIVGFVNGYQKRPEKTEYLTAAEGLWNYIKEYVIDKRAGSEWFWSVNADGSPVEKPIVEPWKCPYHNGRMCMEVIRRMGR; encoded by the coding sequence ATGCATATGCAGGAATTTGTAAAAGAAATCAGAGGGCATCTGGAGGAGAAGCTGATTCCCTTCTGGGAGGGGCTTCAGGATAAAACATACGGAGGATTTTACGGATATATGGGGTATGACCTGAAGGTCGATAAAACCTATGAAAAGGGCTGTATTTTGAATAGCCGTATTCTCTGGTTCTTCTCAAACGCCTATACACTTCTGAAAAGGGTATATACAGAGGAAGGAGTCATTGACAAGAAGGGCGCATTTTTGAAAGGCTTGTATAATGCTGCCGTCTTAGCATACCGGTTTCTGCGGGATCACTGTGTGGACGAGGAATACGGAGGGGTGTACTGGTCGGTGACCTTTGACGGGAAGCCGCTTGATACTACGAAGCATACCTATAACCAGGCATTTTCCATCTATGCGCTTTCTTCCTATTATGAGATGACGGGAGAAATGGAAGCACTGGAGCTTGCGAAGGAACTAAGGAATCTGATTGAGGAAAAATGTACGGACGATCTGGGATATCTGGAGGCATTCGACCGCACTTTTGCCCCGGAGGATAATGAAAAACTTTCCGAAAACGGCGTGATGGCGGAGAAGACTATGAATACGCTGCTGCATGTCTTTGAGGCGTATACAGAGCTTTACCGGGTGAGCAAAGACCCCGATGTGGCGGACCTTATGCGGTCCATGCTGGATACGGTGGCGGGGCGGATCTATAATCCGGCGCTTGGCAGGCAGGAAGTGTTCTTTGACAGAAAATGGAACAGCCTGATCGACCTGTATTCTTATGGCCATGATATTGAGACGGCGTGGCTGATCGACAGAGGACTTGAGATTCTGAAGGACGAGGAGTATGTAGGGAAGCTTGCACCGATCACAGCAGAGCTCACAGAGAATATTTTTAACCGGGCGCTTAAGGGCGGTTCTCTGTTAAATGAAGCGGAAAATGGCGTGGACGATACGACGAGAGTCTGGTGGGTCCAGGCGGAAGCAATTGTCGGGTTCGTGAACGGATACCAGAAACGGCCGGAGAAGACAGAATATTTAACTGCGGCAGAAGGGCTCTGGAATTATATCAAAGAGTATGTGATCGATAAGCGGGCAGGGTCAGAATGGTTCTGGTCGGTGAACGCGGACGGCAGTCCGGTGGAAAAGCCGATCGTGGAGCCGTGGAAATGTCCTTATCATAACGGACGTATGTGTATGGAAGTAATCAGGAGGATGGGCAGATGA
- a CDS encoding glycoside hydrolase family 130 protein — translation MSEVKIIGSAVPNIPWQERPEKLNGAPVWRYTENPIIDRNPSKEVARIFNSAVIPYEEGFIGVFRGEQTNGIPFIYLGRSEDAIHWNFDENKIDFVDEEGNSFMPVYAYDPRLVEVEGVYYIMWCQDFYGASIGMAKTTDFKTFVRIENPFLPFNRNAVLFPRKINGNFMLLSRPSDSGHTPFGDIFISESPDMVYWGKHRHVMGKSPEWWESIKIGGGAAPIETTEGWLLFYHGVTGTCNGYVYSIGGAILDIDNPSIVKYRCENFLLTPQEWYEERGFVPNVAFPCATLHDAESGRIAIYYGAADTYVGLAFTQLEDIVSYIKEHSVTRTADTEMGKR, via the coding sequence ATGAGTGAAGTTAAGATTATTGGATCTGCAGTCCCGAATATACCGTGGCAGGAAAGACCGGAGAAGCTAAATGGAGCTCCTGTGTGGCGTTATACGGAAAATCCGATTATCGACAGAAATCCCTCTAAAGAGGTGGCGCGTATTTTCAACAGTGCAGTGATCCCTTATGAGGAAGGATTCATCGGCGTATTCCGGGGAGAACAGACGAATGGAATTCCGTTTATTTACCTGGGAAGAAGTGAGGACGCGATTCACTGGAATTTTGATGAGAATAAGATTGATTTTGTAGATGAGGAAGGCAATTCCTTTATGCCGGTTTATGCATACGATCCCCGCCTGGTGGAAGTCGAGGGCGTGTATTACATCATGTGGTGCCAGGATTTTTACGGCGCGTCGATCGGAATGGCTAAGACAACGGATTTTAAGACATTTGTGAGAATTGAGAATCCGTTTCTGCCGTTCAACAGGAATGCAGTGTTGTTCCCGAGAAAGATCAATGGGAATTTCATGCTTTTGTCCCGCCCGAGCGACAGCGGGCATACGCCGTTTGGCGATATCTTTATTTCAGAAAGTCCGGATATGGTCTACTGGGGAAAGCATCGCCATGTGATGGGTAAGAGTCCTGAATGGTGGGAGTCCATTAAGATCGGAGGCGGTGCGGCGCCGATCGAGACGACCGAGGGATGGCTGCTTTTCTACCATGGCGTGACCGGAACCTGCAATGGGTATGTGTACAGCATCGGCGGAGCGATTCTGGATATTGATAATCCGTCCATTGTGAAATACCGCTGTGAGAATTTTCTTCTGACGCCGCAGGAGTGGTATGAGGAGAGGGGATTCGTGCCGAATGTGGCCTTCCCGTGCGCGACGCTCCATGACGCCGAAAGCGGGAGAATCGCGATTTATTATGGCGCGGCAGATACCTATGTAGGGCTTGCATTTACGCAGCTTGAGGATATTGTTTCTTATATCAAAGAGCACAGCGTGACAAGAACAGCCGATACAGAGATGGGGAAAAGGTAG
- a CDS encoding carbohydrate ABC transporter permease, with the protein MKKVKGTGITSVIFSIVKYVSLIAASLVALIPVVVCVLTAFKTNEEYASTNVLEMPESFAYLENFKIALQKANMLKCFGNTAIVLVVVLIVSVLTGSMLAYVLNRFTFPGRGMVENLFLFASLLPGIAMQVTIFQIMYSLGLINHLYGYMIVLMGTDIISIYIFLQFFENLPVSLDESAIMDGCTYFGVFFKILFPLLKPAIMTSLVLKGVSVYNEYYASNLYLQQPELKTISTALYTFTGPYGNQYNYICAGVIITILPILIFFLVFQKQVYSGMASGAVKG; encoded by the coding sequence ATGAAGAAAGTAAAAGGGACAGGAATTACAAGTGTGATTTTTAGTATTGTGAAATATGTGTCGCTGATCGCTGCATCTCTGGTTGCTTTGATTCCCGTTGTAGTCTGTGTACTGACTGCGTTTAAGACTAATGAGGAGTATGCTTCGACGAACGTTCTGGAGATGCCGGAATCCTTTGCTTATCTGGAGAACTTTAAGATCGCGCTTCAAAAGGCGAACATGCTGAAGTGTTTCGGAAACACGGCGATCGTCCTGGTCGTGGTATTGATTGTTTCCGTGCTTACCGGTTCTATGCTGGCCTATGTATTGAACCGTTTTACCTTCCCGGGACGTGGAATGGTTGAAAATTTGTTCCTGTTTGCATCACTTCTTCCGGGAATTGCCATGCAGGTAACGATTTTCCAGATCATGTACTCTTTGGGGCTGATCAATCATCTGTATGGATATATGATCGTGCTGATGGGAACGGATATTATTTCGATTTATATCTTCCTGCAGTTCTTTGAAAATCTGCCGGTTTCCCTGGACGAATCGGCGATCATGGACGGCTGTACTTACTTTGGAGTCTTCTTTAAGATTCTGTTTCCGCTCTTAAAGCCGGCGATCATGACATCACTGGTGCTCAAAGGCGTTAGCGTTTACAACGAGTATTACGCGTCGAACCTGTATCTGCAGCAGCCGGAGCTGAAGACGATCTCTACTGCGCTCTATACGTTTACAGGCCCTTACGGTAACCAGTACAACTATATTTGTGCAGGCGTAATTATCACAATCTTACCGATTCTGATCTTCTTCCTGGTATTCCAGAAACAGGTCTACAGTGGAATGGCATCAGGTGCGGTTAAGGGCTAA
- a CDS encoding glycosidase, with product MIHSRYYAELEKQERLIARKNQKSDFYNGIYDRYAYPVLTRDHAPLHWRYDLNAETNPYFMERLGVNAVMNSGAIELEGKFYLVVRVEGNDRKSFFAVAESDNGIDGFRFWDYPVVLPDTCPEETNAYDMRLTKHADGWIYGVFCSESKDASDPDLSAAVAQAGIVRTKDLKTWERLDNLKTLRSPQQRNVVLHPEFVDGKYAFYTRPMDGFIETGSGGGIGFGLCGDIEHAVIDEEKIISRRVYHTLTEAKNGAGAVPIRGKRCWIHIAHGVRNTAAGLRYVLYVFGTDLKDPSKIVAEPSGVFLVPLGNERVGDVSNVVFTNGAIARENGDVYIYYASCDTRMHVVTTSIDKLEDYLFHTPFDARRTADCVRQRCVLIDKNMELLAAGER from the coding sequence ATGATACATAGCAGATATTATGCGGAACTGGAAAAGCAGGAAAGACTGATTGCAAGAAAGAACCAGAAAAGTGACTTTTATAACGGAATCTATGACAGATATGCGTATCCGGTATTGACGCGTGATCACGCACCTCTGCATTGGCGGTATGACCTGAATGCGGAGACGAATCCGTATTTTATGGAACGTCTGGGCGTGAACGCAGTGATGAATTCCGGCGCCATCGAACTCGAAGGAAAATTTTACCTGGTGGTCCGCGTGGAAGGAAATGACAGAAAGTCCTTTTTTGCGGTGGCGGAGAGCGACAATGGGATAGACGGTTTCCGTTTTTGGGATTACCCGGTCGTGCTTCCGGACACCTGCCCGGAGGAGACAAACGCTTACGATATGCGCCTGACAAAGCATGCGGACGGCTGGATCTACGGGGTATTCTGTTCGGAGAGCAAGGATGCCTCTGACCCGGATCTTTCGGCGGCTGTGGCGCAGGCGGGAATCGTAAGGACGAAGGATTTAAAGACATGGGAGAGGCTGGACAATTTGAAGACGCTTCGGTCGCCGCAGCAGAGAAATGTGGTCCTCCACCCGGAATTTGTAGATGGGAAGTATGCATTTTATACCCGTCCGATGGATGGATTTATTGAGACCGGAAGTGGTGGCGGGATCGGTTTTGGCCTGTGCGGGGACATCGAACATGCGGTGATCGACGAGGAGAAGATCATCAGCAGGAGAGTGTATCATACACTGACAGAGGCGAAGAACGGAGCCGGAGCAGTGCCGATCCGGGGAAAGAGGTGCTGGATCCATATCGCCCACGGAGTGAGAAATACGGCGGCAGGACTTAGGTATGTTCTGTACGTGTTCGGAACAGACCTTAAGGATCCTTCTAAAATCGTTGCTGAACCTTCCGGAGTATTTCTGGTACCGCTTGGAAATGAGCGCGTGGGCGATGTGTCCAATGTGGTGTTTACCAACGGAGCGATCGCCAGGGAGAATGGAGATGTGTATATCTATTATGCTTCCTGCGACACCCGGATGCATGTGGTGACAACTTCAATTGACAAACTGGAGGATTACCTCTTCCACACGCCGTTTGATGCGCGGCGGACTGCAGACTGCGTAAGACAAAGATGTGTGCTGATCGATAAGAATATGGAGCTTTTAGCTGCAGGAGAAAGATAA
- a CDS encoding electron transporter RnfD has translation MICELDSKELVYNGRIDKTNPKRPGFVFPASSLHFRFYGKRAVLTVQNHHAYWKNYAGMVVDGEQKKWLLNEEKITEIILVDETAEKEHEVLFFKRQDSCHEMELVSLELSEGARLLEMPEPPKRRIEVYGDSVSAGEVSEAVAYVGKEDPEHDGEFSNSWYSYAWITARKLGAQIHDIAQGGIALLDGTGWFAGPDYVGMETAWDKLHYNPELGAQTEWDFSGYTPQVVIVAIGQNDSNPEDYMKEEYCGEKAFFWRCRYGMFLEKIRGKYPDAHIICLTTLLTHDPAWDRAIGEVCCEMRDEKITHYIFRRNGKGTPGHLRIPEAEEMAEELAAYIESLEIEGW, from the coding sequence ATGATCTGTGAGCTGGACAGTAAGGAACTGGTCTACAATGGGAGGATTGATAAAACGAATCCTAAAAGACCGGGATTTGTATTCCCGGCCTCTTCCCTGCATTTTCGGTTTTACGGAAAAAGAGCGGTGCTTACAGTGCAGAACCATCACGCTTACTGGAAGAATTATGCCGGTATGGTGGTGGATGGAGAACAGAAAAAATGGCTGCTGAACGAGGAGAAAATAACAGAGATCATCTTGGTGGACGAGACTGCAGAAAAAGAGCACGAGGTCTTGTTTTTTAAACGCCAGGATTCCTGCCATGAGATGGAATTGGTCAGCCTGGAATTATCTGAGGGGGCAAGGCTTTTGGAAATGCCCGAACCGCCAAAGAGAAGGATAGAGGTCTACGGCGATTCCGTTTCGGCCGGGGAAGTGTCTGAGGCGGTAGCGTATGTGGGAAAGGAGGACCCGGAGCATGACGGGGAATTCTCAAACAGCTGGTATTCCTATGCGTGGATAACAGCGCGCAAGCTGGGCGCACAGATTCATGATATTGCGCAGGGAGGAATCGCTCTGCTTGACGGGACTGGGTGGTTCGCGGGACCTGATTATGTTGGAATGGAGACGGCGTGGGATAAGCTCCACTATAACCCCGAGCTGGGAGCACAAACTGAGTGGGATTTTTCCGGATATACTCCACAGGTGGTAATTGTAGCCATCGGGCAGAATGACAGCAATCCGGAGGATTACATGAAGGAAGAATATTGCGGAGAGAAGGCATTTTTTTGGAGATGCCGATACGGAATGTTTCTGGAAAAGATCCGGGGAAAATACCCGGATGCACATATCATTTGTCTGACGACACTTTTGACGCACGATCCGGCGTGGGACAGGGCAATCGGGGAAGTGTGCTGTGAAATGCGTGACGAAAAGATCACGCATTATATCTTTCGAAGAAACGGGAAAGGAACGCCGGGGCATCTGCGGATTCCGGAGGCAGAGGAAATGGCGGAGGAGCTGGCGGCTTATATAGAGAGCCTGGAGATAGAAGGCTGGTAA
- a CDS encoding sugar ABC transporter permease, producing MSNPKTNTQAEKQPFKVWFTSRKVQKRLVIFTFMFVPLLLLLTFTYIPFAKMVQFSFYNMKYLGERTFVGLKNYAEVFARKEIFGSLLVSLYYMAGGAVQLALALFFATMMVFKVRGESFFKATLFFPYLICGIAIGFIFKFFYARGFVLDTILQAFGMELENIPLWLQDQSINNISLAATSVWRYTGQNVILFLGAMMSVDTDLYEAASLDGANRWQQFRYIILPSIKSIIVLNLILCISGCLSAFEPPYVITNGTMGTGTYFVIMNRIAHENQRVGLACAMAIVLLALIIICTVAQKLFFKYVFTDGNSDESKAAVKRRKQEEKMRKKAMKGGAAS from the coding sequence ATGAGTAATCCGAAAACGAACACTCAGGCAGAAAAGCAACCGTTTAAAGTGTGGTTTACCAGCAGGAAGGTGCAAAAAAGACTGGTTATATTTACTTTCATGTTTGTACCGCTTTTGCTTCTTCTGACCTTTACGTATATTCCATTTGCTAAGATGGTACAGTTCAGTTTTTATAATATGAAATACCTGGGGGAGAGAACATTTGTAGGACTTAAAAACTACGCAGAAGTATTTGCACGAAAGGAAATCTTCGGTTCCCTGCTCGTCAGTCTTTACTATATGGCAGGCGGAGCCGTTCAGCTTGCCCTGGCTTTGTTCTTTGCGACGATGATGGTATTCAAGGTAAGGGGAGAGTCCTTCTTCAAGGCGACATTGTTCTTCCCATACCTGATCTGTGGTATTGCGATTGGTTTCATTTTCAAGTTCTTCTACGCAAGAGGATTCGTCCTTGATACGATCCTTCAGGCGTTCGGAATGGAGTTGGAGAATATTCCTCTCTGGCTGCAGGATCAGAGCATCAACAATATTTCCCTGGCGGCGACCTCCGTATGGAGATATACCGGACAGAATGTCATATTGTTCCTGGGAGCTATGATGTCGGTGGATACCGATCTTTATGAAGCGGCGTCTCTGGACGGCGCCAACAGATGGCAGCAGTTCCGCTACATTATTTTGCCGAGTATCAAATCCATTATCGTGCTGAACCTGATTCTGTGTATCAGCGGATGTTTGAGCGCATTTGAGCCGCCTTATGTTATTACAAACGGTACAATGGGCACCGGTACTTATTTCGTAATCATGAACCGTATTGCACATGAGAACCAGAGAGTTGGTCTTGCCTGTGCGATGGCTATCGTTCTTCTGGCACTGATCATCATCTGTACCGTGGCACAGAAATTATTCTTTAAGTATGTGTTTACCGATGGAAACAGTGATGAATCCAAAGCGGCAGTGAAGAGAAGAAAACAAGAAGAAAAAATGCGTAAAAAAGCGATGAAAGGAGGAGCAGCGTCATGA